TAGTTGTCCATCCGCAGGCCGGGCACCACCGTCCACCGCGCCTCCGGCTGCCACACCAGCTCGGCATATGCCCCGGTGAAGAGCCCCAGGGACACCGGCGCGTTGATGACCCGGTCGCGCGTGGAGCCATCCTCCTCCTCGTCGGGGAAGAAGGCCTGCACGTTCGCGCGGGTGTGGTCCAGGTCCGCGCCGGCGCGCAGCGACAGCCGCTCGGACACCTTCATGTCGTAGCGGGTCCGGGCCGAGAACGTCAGGTTGTCGATGTGGAACTCCGTGCGCTCGTCCGGATCCCGGCTGACCACGCCCAGCCGGTCCAGCCCCCACGTCACCCCGGCCTCCAGCTGGCCGGGCCCCACCGGGTGCTGGTGCCGCAGGTCCACGCGGTGAAAGAGGATCGTCTGGAGCGAGGTGGAGCCCAGCGCGTCCTGGGCCTCCTCGCCGAACGTGTCCGAGGAGCCGAACGCGAACAGGCGCGTCTGCCCGCGGCCCACCTTCTGCTCCACGCGCGCCTGGTAGTCCCAGAAGTCCAGCACCAGCTTGTCGTTCTTCCGCCCAGGGGGGGGCGGCTCCTGGATGGCATTGGCCGCGAGGGCGACGATCCAGGGGGTGTACGAGTAGCGCCCGGCCACCGAGACGTTGGTGCCCGTGGACTGGAACGGGTACTCGATGAAGAAGCCCGCGTTGATGAAGTCCGCGTAGACGCTGCCGTGGACGCGGTCATCCCGGGGGCGGCTCAGCCGGCCGTTGATGGCCCCGCCCATCAGCCGCCCGTACTGGGGCGGGGGCGTGCCCGGGTAGAAGTCGATGGTGTCGATGAAGTCCGGGTGGAGGACCGCCGGGCCCAGGAAGAGGTGGAAGAGGATGGGCACGCGCACCCCATCCAGGAAGTAGCCCGTGGAGGACGGCTGGCTGCCCCGCACCACCGGGTACGCCACCCCGGAGAGCATGCTGCCCACGCCCGGCAGCAGCATCACCACGCGGAAGGGGTCTCCCAGCGTGCCCGGCACCTCGCGCAGCTCCGCGTCGTGCAGCGTGACGCGCGACACCTCGGTGCGCTCCCGGTCCCCGCGCACCACCGTCTCGTACGGGTTGAGCACCAGCGGCTCCAGCCCGTACACCACCTCCAGCGTCTCGCCGGGGCGCACGGTCTCCCGGAAGCTGAGCGGCTTGTGCCCCGGGCTCGTCACCCGCACCCACTGCGTGCCCGGCGGCCACCGCGCCTCGAAGCGCCCCGCCGCATCCGTCTCCACGGGCGCGTCCGGCGCGGCCTCGGACACCAGCACCGCGCCGGGCAGGGGCCGCCGGTTGCCCTTGGCGCGCACCAGCCCCTTGAGGGTGACGGGGCCCTGCGCCACGCCCCCATCCCCCGGGGGCCCCTCCTCCAGCCGGGGGGCCTCGAAGCGGTACTCGAAGCCGATGCGCACGGGCACCGGGCTCCCGTCCAGCGTGGCCGGGACGAAGCGCAGGCCCGGCGCGGCGTGCAGCGCGGCCTCGTTCAGCAGCGGGTGGCTACCCTCCACCAGCGTGGCGGACTCCACCTCCCCTGCCGCGTCCACCAGCAGCTCCAGCCGGACCGCGCCCGTCACCTGCTCCGCGGCCAGCGCCGGCGGGTACTGGGCGGGCGAGTCCGCGAGCAGCGAGGGGGGCAGGAACACGGGCTCCGGGCCCGCGTCCCCGGCCTCCAGCGCGAAGCCCGCATCGGTGCGGCGCACCTCCACCTCGGTGGGGGCGCCCGCGTCCGGTGAGCCGCCGTCCAGGCCCTGGGCGAAGGTGGCCCCGGCCTGGAGCACCAGCAGCATCCCCCCCAGGCATGCCCAGGCGCCCAGGGCCGCCCGGCCCCCCCGCCTTCCGCGTCCTGGTTGGGCCCCGCGATGGCTGGGCGGCACGCACATGGGGCGGATAACGCCAGGGTTGGCGGATCAATTCAATGTGCCCAGGGGGGAGGGCCCCCGTCTCCGGGGCACCTCAGGGGCGCGTGAGGATGGCGGTGGCCACCAGGTACATCAGCTTGAGCTGGGGCCGCTTCATCCGCCGCAGGGTGCGCAGCACCCGGCGCATCTCCGGCGTGTCGTCGAGCCCGGCGGGCACCTCGCTGGCCCAGGGCGAGCGCTCCGGGGCCCCGTGGATGGGCGCCAGCCCCATCAGCTCGTCCGGCCCGCTGCGCAGCACCACACACAGCCGCAGCAGCGTCGAGATGCTGGGCAACATCTTCCCGCGCTCCATCCGCCCATACACCTCGGTGGCCACGCCAATGCGCTCGGCCACGTCCGCCTGCGTCAACCCCGCGCGCATGCGCGCCAGGCGCGAGGCCTCGCCCACCGTGGTCGCCAGGCGCTTCTCCATCCGCCGCACGGACTGGGGCAGCAAGGGGCCCTTGCGGCGAGGCCCCCGGTGCTTCCGGGAGGCCCGGGCCGGAGAACCTTTCAGGTTGGGTCGCACCCCTCGAAGTTTGCGCACGTGATCGGGCTGAAAAGAGTCTCGGTGACAGGCCCACGGCCAGGTGGGTCCGTGCGAGGCGTTATAACCTGTCACGTCGGGAGCACCTACCCCTATTTGCCAGGTTGGCCCTATTTGGTGGGTTGGGTTTTCGCGCCCTTCCGGAGCGTAAGCCCTGGATTTTCGGCTTATACCGGGCCCCTGCCCGCTTCCGGGCACTTCCCTCCCTGACAGGTTGGATGCGGGAGGCCCGGGCCGGGGTCCCCGGGCCACCCCGGTGGACCTGACAGGTGACGGCGGGGCCCGGACCGGACCATACTCCCCAGGTCCTCCCCCACCGCAGGAGCCGCCCATGTCCTCCCCGCCCCCCGAGCCCCACCCGCCCCAGGTGCTGCTGCGGGCCGGGCACACCTCGTACGAGTTCGTCCAGTGGCTGGGGCCCGCCCGCCATGGCGAGCTCATCCTCGTGCGCCGCCGGTATGGCGCGGCCTTCGGGGGCTACGCGGTCATCAAGCGCCCCTGCCCCGCGGGCAGCGAGGAGGCCCGGCGCCGGCTGGTGGAGGAGGCGCGCGTCACCTCCCAGCTCAGCCACCCCAACATCCTGGCCGTCCACCCGCTCAAGGGCCCCGGGGATGCACCCCACCTGGTGCTGGAGCACGTCCCGAAGCACCGGCTGGCTGCGGTGCTGGCCGCCGCCGAGCGCAGCCAGCAGCCCCTGTCGGAGGCCTTCGCCTGCTACCTGGTGGCGGAGGTGGCCGACGCGCTTCACCACGCCCACACGCTCACCGACGAGCACGGGCGCGCGCTGGGCCTCGTCCACCGGGACGTGACGCCCCACAACATCCTCCTCAGCGAGCACGGGGCGGTGAAGCTGCTGGAGTTCGGCGTGGCCTGGTCCCGGCTGTCCGGGCGCCTGGGCAGCGAGGGCTCCGAGTGGCAGGGCAGCCTGGCCTATGCCGCGCCCGAGCTGGCGCAGGGTATCTCGGTGGAGGCGCGCGCGGACCAGTTCTCCCTGGGCATCGTCCTGCTCCAGCTGCTCACCGGCCGGCACCTCTTCGAGGGGGCCGAGGCCTTCGACGCGCGGCAGCGGCAGGCCCTCCCGCCGGACGCCACCCTGCGCCAGTGCGCCCAGGAGCTGCGCGAGCGCATCCGCCACTACTCGGTGGCGGACCGGGACGCGGCCACGCGCGCGGTGCCCGAGGCCCTGCGCGCCACCGTCCACCGGGCGCTCGCGCCCGAGCCCGGGGACCGCTTCCTGTCCTGCGCCCACCTGGCGGGGGCGCTGCGCGAGCACCTGCGCCTCACCGGGCAGCACTTCGGCCGCCAGGAGGCCCTGGCGGAGCTGGTGACGCTCCACTACGTCGCCCTGCGCGTGGAGGCCGGGGAGGACCCGGGCGACGCGGTCGAGGAGCGCCTGCTTCCCGAGCCCTCCCGGCAGGCGCCGCGCCCCCTGGCCAGCCAGCGGGCCGCCCGGCTCCGCGGCCCCCCGCGCCGGCGCTGATCATCCGGTAACCAACACCGCCCGGAGGGTTCCCTTTCACGGGGGAAGACTTCGGTGGACGCTTCGGCGCCTGACGGGTGTTCAGCCCGTTGAGGATGAGCCCATGCCGGAGCCCCGCCGCGTTCTTCTCGTCGAGGACCATGTCGACAGCCGTGAGATGCTCGAAGAGTTCCTCAGTGAGCAGGGCTACACGGTAGAGACCGCCGTCAACGGCCTGGAGGCGCTGGAGCGGCTGCGGCGCGAGCCCCCCCCGGGGGTGATGCTGCTGGATCTGATGATGCCGGTGATGACGGGCTGGGAGCTGATGGAGCGCCTGGAAGAGGAGCCCGGCATCCACCGCATCCCGGTCATCGTCGTCTCGGGCGCGGGGGCCACGCGGCCGGTGCCCACCGGCATCCTCGCCTCCATTCCCAAGCCCCTGGACCTGCAACTGCTGATGGAGACACTCGCCCAGGTGTGGCCCCGCTCCCGGCGGACCGCCTCCACCGGGCGCTGAGCCCGCGGCTTACCGGGCCCCCGCGGCCTCCAGGCCCTGCGTCCCAGGCCCCATCCGGGGCACGGACACCCGGAAGGTGGTGCCCTCCGGCGCCGTGGAGGTGACGGACAGCGCGCCCTGGTGCCCCTTCACCACCTGCTCGACGATGTAGAGCCCCAGCCCCAGGCCTCCGCCCTCGGAGGCCGCGCGGCGGAACGGATCGAACAGGTGCGGCAGGGCCTCGAGGGGAATCGGCGGCCCCGGGTTGTGGACCTCCAGCAGCACCGCGCCGCCCTCGTCCTTCAGGCGGAAGGTGACGGGGGAGCCGGGCGGGCTGTACTGGAGCGCGTTGCCGCCCAGGTTGCTCACCACCTGCACGAACCGCCCCGCGTCCCACTCGCCCTCGTAGCGCCCAGGCTCCACGTGCAGGAGCACCTGGCGGTCCGGCCAGGCCGCCTCCAGCTCCTCCACGCCCTGGCGCACCACGGCGCGCAGGTCCGCAGGCTTGCGGTGGATGGGAATGCCTCCGCCCAGGCGCCCCCGGGTGAAGTCCAGCAGCTCTTCGATCATCCGCTTCATCCGGTCCCCGGCCTTGGAGATGCGGGCCGCGGCGCGCTGCTCCCGGGGCGGCAGCTGCTCGCTGTGCAGGAGCTGCGTGGCGGACAGGTGGATGGCGTTGAGGGGGTTGCGCAGATCGTGGCTGACGATGCCGATGAGCTTCTCGCCGAACTCGGCGGCCTGGCGCGCGGCGGCCTCCGCGCGGCGCAGGGGCGTCACGTCCACGAGCGTCAGGACGCCCGCGAGGATGGTGCCCTCCCGGCCCCGGATGGGCGCGCTGGAGGCCAGGACGCTGGCGCGGGTGCCCTCCTCGCGCTGGATGTCCATCTCCTCCCCTTCCACCACCTCGCCCCTCAGCAGCGAGCGGGCCAGGGGCCACTCCTCGGGAAGGTAGGGCCGCCCATCCAGGTGGGCGCCCGAGGAGGCGCCGGAGGTGCGCAGATCCTCTTCGGGCGTGAAGGCGGTGCCCAGGAGCCGCTCCATGTGCCGGTTGCTCAGCATCAACCGGCCCGTGGAGGCCTCGGCGAGCAGGACGCCCACGGGCAGCTGCTCCAGCACCGCGGCCAGCCGGGCCCGCTCGGCCTCGATGCCGGACAGCAGCCGCTGGCGCTCGGCCTCCGCGGCGCGGCGCTGGGTGATGTCCATGAAGGCGCCGGCGCGCTGCACCACCTGGCCGCCCTCGTCCCGGAAGGACGTCACGTGGGTGAGCACGGGAAAGCGGCTGCCGTCCTTGCGCAGGTGCATGGACTCGTACTCGTGATGGGTCTTCGAGTCCGCCACGCCCATGTGCCGGCTCAGCGTGCCGCGCGACTCGGGGGCGAAGGTGTCCTGCAAGGGCCGCCCTACCAGCTCCTCGCGGGTAAAGCCGTGCATGCGCGCGAAGGCGGGGTTCACATCCTCCAGCACGCCGTCCTGAACCCGGGTGAGCACCACGCCCACCCCCAGGTGCGTGAAGATCTCCTCCCAGCGCTTGCGCCGCTCCTCGCTCGCCCGGAGCCGGGCCAGGGACTGCTCGGCCTCGGCGCGGGCCTGCTGCTCGCGCGCATGGGCCTGGGCCCGGGCCAGCATGGAGGTGGTGCGCGCCGCCATGGTGCGGAAGAGCAGCAGATCCTCGCTGGAGAACTCCTGGCTGGTGCGGCTGCCCATGAGGGCCACCCCCAGCAGCGCCCCGTCGAGCAGCAGGGGCACCCCGTAGGCGGCCCGCAGGCCCTGGGCCTGGAGCAACGGGGAGAGCCGCCGCGCATCCGTGGCCTGGTCATGCACGAGCACGGGTTGCCGGCTGGCGGCGACCTCTCCGGCCAGCCCCTCGCCCACCCGCACCCGCAGATCCTTCTCCACCTTCACCCCGACCGCGCTCTCCACCCGGAGCAGCTCCCCCTCGCACACCAGCACGGCCACCACGTCCACCACCGGCACCGTCTCCTGCAACACCTGGAGGAGCTGGGGCAGGAAGCTGGAGACGTCGGGGCTGCCAATGGCCGCGGCGGAGATGCTGTCCAGGGCCTGGAAGGTGCGGTCCCGGGCGCGCATGTAGCGCGTGACGGAGGCCGTCACCGCCTCGTCGACGGCGTCGTGAAACACGGCCGCGGACTCCGGGGAGGCCTCCCTGCCCTGGGCGGCCCACAACCGCAGCACGCACCGGCGCAGCAGCCGGTACTCCGTCACCACCTGCCGCAAGTCGAAGCCCTCGCCCAGCCGCTCCAGGGCGTGGATGTCCGGCACGCTGCCGAGCGCATCCTCGGCCGGGGGCGGCGCGGGCTGGACCATCATGTCCGCGATGGCCTCCAGCAACAGGGGGAGGTGATCCCGCAGCGCCACCTGGGACAGCACGCGTGCCGCGGGAAGCTCCCGCACATCCGCCTCCCACGCTTCGAGGATGGCGTCGCGGTGGGTGCGAAGGAAATCTGCCAGTCGATGTGACACGCGCAAGTCTAGAACAAACGGAACAGCCCGTGAGGCGGGGGCTCAGAGCGCCTGAGGGCTCGCAGTGTCGTCCCCGGGGGCGCGGAGTTCCAGCAGGTGCAGCAGGCCATGGCCCCGGTCTAGCGCGTACCGCACATGGAAACCAGAAGGCAGGGTGAAGTCCCCGCCCGTGGTGTTCTCCGACACCTGCTTCCCGGCGCGCAGCAAGGGCCCCGAGAACACCTCCCCCAACTCGCTGAGGACGCGCTCACGTACCGCCGCCTGGCAACTGGAAAGGAGCCCCACGGTCTGGGGGGCAAGCTGAAGTCGAAAAGCCATGATAGGTCCAAACTGGACACTCTCTCCGGCCGTAGCAAGCCACCAAGCATGGCCCCCGGGAACGAGCCCTTGCGTCCGGTCAGGACAGACCCAGTGCCTGCCTGTCTGGGGCAGGTTGCTTGAGCGCCGGGGAACTGATTGGATTCGCGTCGCCCCCCATGACCGTGCACCGCTTACTCGTCGTCGAGGACGATCCCTCCTGGCAGAAGAGCCTGGGAGACGTGGCGCGCGCCGAGGGGTACGACGTCACCGTCGTGTCCGACGGAGAGGAGGCGCTGACCACCCTGAGCGGTGATCCGCGCGCCCGGCCGAACCTCGTGGTGCTGGATCTGCTGCTGCCCCGGATGGATGGGTGGGAGCTGTACGGGCGGATGCGGGTGGACCACGACCTGCGCACCATCCCCGTGCTGATGCTCTCGGCGGCGGCGGCCCAGGAGCCCAAGCTGGGGGGCATCGTGGGCATGCTGCAGAAGACGTCCTCGCCCGAGCCCGTCATCCGCCAGTTCCGGGAGCGGCTGCGCGGCTTCACGGCCCCTGCCCCAGGGGTGGCGCCAGCCGAGAGCCCCTACACGGTGCGGCTCGCGGAGGACACGTCGCTGCTGCTGCAGTCACTGCCTCCGGCGCTGCGCCACGCCATGCGCCTGCACCTGTTCCGCGCGGCGGAGCTGCTCCGGACGGGACTGCCGATGATGTCCACCTGGCTCATGGCGCTGCCCGGAGAGCCCCCGTCGCTGCTGGTGACGGTGGAGGGCGTGCGGGCCGTGATGGAGATCAACGAGGCGGAGCGCACGCTCACCGTCACCTCGCTGATCATCCCCACCTACCTGCCGCGCATGTAGGCGGGGCGGGGCCGCGGAACACTCCCGCTAGCCACAATCACTGCCGTCACAACACGTCGAACCTGCTTCCCCCGGTTGACACGTGAGCAAGGGCAAACAATCGCTCTCCTGCATGCAGCCCATCCCTTTCCCACAGTCCCCGGCCCTGCCACCCGACATCCCGTTCACCTGCACGTGGCTGCCCACGCCATCTTCCTGCTGCACGGAGATCAGCTGATTGCCCAGCGTCGTCTTCTCCTGGTGCATGAGTTCCACGGTGGAGCCCTTGACCTCCGTCACCTGGATCTTCAGCCCTGAGTTCTCGAACGCATATCGAATGCTGTCCGCGACGTCACCGGCATCCTCATCATCCTTCACATTCACGCTGACACTGCCATCCTCCACCGCACCATTCACATCGAACTCAAACGTCTTCGCCGGCCCATACCCGTCCCCGACATAGAACTTCCACCCATCTTGTATCTCCGAGACCTCTCCTACGATCTTGATCCTTCCGGTGGACGCCATCGCGGATTGCTCTTCTCTGCACGTGACACTGCACTGCCCACAGGAATTCTTGTTTCCATCATCACAGGTTTCAAGCCAGGGAAACCAGGGCTCCACGTCGCCATTTCCGCAGAAAGCCAGGAGACTCTTGCATTCCGAGGAACACCCTAGCGACCCAGGAGGCTCACAGTCCTCGGCCTTGTCCCCCTCCGCCTTCCTGTTCAGATAATTGTCACCACACCGAGTGAACGTGCACATCATCGTGCATTTCGCACTGTCACCCATGTCGTCACATTCTTCTCCTGGGTTCACTACGCCATCACCGCACCGGGCCGCTTGGCATTCCGAGCAGGTGTCTCCATTCACCGCATTCCCATCGTCACACTCCTCGCCCGTCTCGAGCACGCCATTGCCACACTTGCCAGTAAACCGGCAGTTAGCCGTGCATTGCTCCCTTTGCCTTGAATCACACTGTTCCCCCTCGTCCACCACGCCGTTTCCGCACGACTCCGTGGACTTGCAATCGCCGCGGCATCCGTCTCTGCTGTCTTGATTACCGTCATCACAGACCTCCCCCACCGCCACATCAACGATCTTGTTGCCACAGACCTCGGTCGAGAGACAATCCGCACTGCACCCGTCTCCAGACTTGCTATCCCCGTAGTCACAAATCTCGTTGAAGCGAATCACGCCACCGTCCGCGTTGACCACCTCTCCCTTGTTCAAATAGTTGTCGCCACAGATCTCCAGCGACAGGCAGTTCGCACTGCAACCGTCTCCATCGTAGGTGTTCCCGTCATCACAACGCTCCCCTTCCTGCCTGATGCCGTCACCGCAATTGCCCGCGATGCAGGTGCCGCTTTGCGGAGCGCATCTCATGTTCGCCGGACAAACGCGGCCCGATGAGCATGTGACCGTCTCCGACTTGTAGCAGGAGGCAAGGCAGAGGGCTGACAGCGAGAGCACGCCCCACAGCACGGAAGCCCACCTCGCCCACCCATCGACGTTCCGGTTCACGCGAAACCTCAGAACTGAAGAGATGCCGAAACCCCACGCTCGCCTTTTCCCATCACAGGCGCAACCGACAACCTTTTGCCTTGAAGGGGGACCAGCTGAGTTTGGGGGTGAAGCCTGTTCTTATAGAGCATGACGCCGCCAGTGATGAGGGCAGCCCCCCCCGCGGCAAACGCTCCCATGGCCACCCATTGAAGCGTGTTCGCCTTGCTGCGAACGGAGCCAAGCTCGGGGGACACTGCACAGCCCTGCCGGAGGTCCTCGTTCTGAGCATTGCAGCGAAGCACCCCTTCATCAAAGGCCCGGTACTCGTCCCGCGCATTCATGTGAATGATCCTTCCTCCCACGGCCATCGCTACCCCAGCGCCCAGCACGGTCCACGGCTTCCATGCGGC
The nucleotide sequence above comes from Stigmatella erecta. Encoded proteins:
- a CDS encoding TonB-dependent receptor domain-containing protein; this translates as MLLVLQAGATFAQGLDGGSPDAGAPTEVEVRRTDAGFALEAGDAGPEPVFLPPSLLADSPAQYPPALAAEQVTGAVRLELLVDAAGEVESATLVEGSHPLLNEAALHAAPGLRFVPATLDGSPVPVRIGFEYRFEAPRLEEGPPGDGGVAQGPVTLKGLVRAKGNRRPLPGAVLVSEAAPDAPVETDAAGRFEARWPPGTQWVRVTSPGHKPLSFRETVRPGETLEVVYGLEPLVLNPYETVVRGDRERTEVSRVTLHDAELREVPGTLGDPFRVVMLLPGVGSMLSGVAYPVVRGSQPSSTGYFLDGVRVPILFHLFLGPAVLHPDFIDTIDFYPGTPPPQYGRLMGGAINGRLSRPRDDRVHGSVYADFINAGFFIEYPFQSTGTNVSVAGRYSYTPWIVALAANAIQEPPPPGRKNDKLVLDFWDYQARVEQKVGRGQTRLFAFGSSDTFGEEAQDALGSTSLQTILFHRVDLRHQHPVGPGQLEAGVTWGLDRLGVVSRDPDERTEFHIDNLTFSARTRYDMKVSERLSLRAGADLDHTRANVQAFFPDEEEDGSTRDRVINAPVSLGLFTGAYAELVWQPEARWTVVPGLRMDNYHLSPGINRFAVEPRLSVRHALREDLTLKAGAGLFHQAPTTLISLPVVDVAGLEYGLQQGLQFSLGAEWRGWKAFEVGLDVYLNPMLRTVELTPFSGDSFDDDDIGDPVDDDDEVGRPTLPDLTRHGLAYGLELLIRRPLGGAWFGWLSYTLQRSTRYTRFTRHDARGNELGQVEKNLPFVFDQTHILNLVVSRKFGSNWTLGGVLHFNTGRPEAGQLGSQTQREGIVDGRPGWVEVDRDQVDRLPAFFRLDIRVSRSWAYETFTLEAYLDMLNVAIREEVVGFDYLGGFGRPLVKEAIGVPVVLPILGVKGRY
- a CDS encoding helix-turn-helix transcriptional regulator — protein: MRPNLKGSPARASRKHRGPRRKGPLLPQSVRRMEKRLATTVGEASRLARMRAGLTQADVAERIGVATEVYGRMERGKMLPSISTLLRLCVVLRSGPDELMGLAPIHGAPERSPWASEVPAGLDDTPEMRRVLRTLRRMKRPQLKLMYLVATAILTRP
- a CDS encoding serine/threonine-protein kinase is translated as MSSPPPEPHPPQVLLRAGHTSYEFVQWLGPARHGELILVRRRYGAAFGGYAVIKRPCPAGSEEARRRLVEEARVTSQLSHPNILAVHPLKGPGDAPHLVLEHVPKHRLAAVLAAAERSQQPLSEAFACYLVAEVADALHHAHTLTDEHGRALGLVHRDVTPHNILLSEHGAVKLLEFGVAWSRLSGRLGSEGSEWQGSLAYAAPELAQGISVEARADQFSLGIVLLQLLTGRHLFEGAEAFDARQRQALPPDATLRQCAQELRERIRHYSVADRDAATRAVPEALRATVHRALAPEPGDRFLSCAHLAGALREHLRLTGQHFGRQEALAELVTLHYVALRVEAGEDPGDAVEERLLPEPSRQAPRPLASQRAARLRGPPRRR
- a CDS encoding response regulator, whose translation is MPEPRRVLLVEDHVDSREMLEEFLSEQGYTVETAVNGLEALERLRREPPPGVMLLDLMMPVMTGWELMERLEEEPGIHRIPVIVVSGAGATRPVPTGILASIPKPLDLQLLMETLAQVWPRSRRTASTGR
- a CDS encoding PAS domain S-box protein is translated as MSHRLADFLRTHRDAILEAWEADVRELPAARVLSQVALRDHLPLLLEAIADMMVQPAPPPAEDALGSVPDIHALERLGEGFDLRQVVTEYRLLRRCVLRLWAAQGREASPESAAVFHDAVDEAVTASVTRYMRARDRTFQALDSISAAAIGSPDVSSFLPQLLQVLQETVPVVDVVAVLVCEGELLRVESAVGVKVEKDLRVRVGEGLAGEVAASRQPVLVHDQATDARRLSPLLQAQGLRAAYGVPLLLDGALLGVALMGSRTSQEFSSEDLLLFRTMAARTTSMLARAQAHAREQQARAEAEQSLARLRASEERRKRWEEIFTHLGVGVVLTRVQDGVLEDVNPAFARMHGFTREELVGRPLQDTFAPESRGTLSRHMGVADSKTHHEYESMHLRKDGSRFPVLTHVTSFRDEGGQVVQRAGAFMDITQRRAAEAERQRLLSGIEAERARLAAVLEQLPVGVLLAEASTGRLMLSNRHMERLLGTAFTPEEDLRTSGASSGAHLDGRPYLPEEWPLARSLLRGEVVEGEEMDIQREEGTRASVLASSAPIRGREGTILAGVLTLVDVTPLRRAEAAARQAAEFGEKLIGIVSHDLRNPLNAIHLSATQLLHSEQLPPREQRAAARISKAGDRMKRMIEELLDFTRGRLGGGIPIHRKPADLRAVVRQGVEELEAAWPDRQVLLHVEPGRYEGEWDAGRFVQVVSNLGGNALQYSPPGSPVTFRLKDEGGAVLLEVHNPGPPIPLEALPHLFDPFRRAASEGGGLGLGLYIVEQVVKGHQGALSVTSTAPEGTTFRVSVPRMGPGTQGLEAAGAR
- a CDS encoding response regulator transcription factor, whose product is MTVHRLLVVEDDPSWQKSLGDVARAEGYDVTVVSDGEEALTTLSGDPRARPNLVVLDLLLPRMDGWELYGRMRVDHDLRTIPVLMLSAAAAQEPKLGGIVGMLQKTSSPEPVIRQFRERLRGFTAPAPGVAPAESPYTVRLAEDTSLLLQSLPPALRHAMRLHLFRAAELLRTGLPMMSTWLMALPGEPPSLLVTVEGVRAVMEINEAERTLTVTSLIIPTYLPRM
- a CDS encoding DUF4215 domain-containing protein; its protein translation is MNRNVDGWARWASVLWGVLSLSALCLASCYKSETVTCSSGRVCPANMRCAPQSGTCIAGNCGDGIRQEGERCDDGNTYDGDGCSANCLSLEICGDNYLNKGEVVNADGGVIRFNEICDYGDSKSGDGCSADCLSTEVCGNKIVDVAVGEVCDDGNQDSRDGCRGDCKSTESCGNGVVDEGEQCDSRQREQCTANCRFTGKCGNGVLETGEECDDGNAVNGDTCSECQAARCGDGVVNPGEECDDMGDSAKCTMMCTFTRCGDNYLNRKAEGDKAEDCEPPGSLGCSSECKSLLAFCGNGDVEPWFPWLETCDDGNKNSCGQCSVTCREEQSAMASTGRIKIVGEVSEIQDGWKFYVGDGYGPAKTFEFDVNGAVEDGSVSVNVKDDEDAGDVADSIRYAFENSGLKIQVTEVKGSTVELMHQEKTTLGNQLISVQQEDGVGSHVQVNGMSGGRAGDCGKGMGCMQESDCLPLLTCQPGEAGSTCCDGSDCG